CATCATCTTGTAAAGCTCGTATATCGTCTTCTGAAATACCGTCTTCTTTTTTCAGCTGGTCATTTGCTTCACGACGAATATTTCTCACTTGTACACGAGACTCTTCGGCGTATTTACCGACAACTTTCACCAAATCTTTCCGACGTTCTTCCGTTAAAGCTGGAATATTAATGCGAATAACATTCCCATCACTGGAAGGCGAAATACCTAAATCTGCTTTTTGAATACCTTTTTCAATATCTGAAATAGCTGATTTATCAAAAGGAGTAACAACGAGTAGCCTTGCTTCCGGAGCAGAAACAGATGCAATTTGGTTTAATGGTGTACTCATACCGTAGTACTCCACAAAAACACTGTCCAATAAAGCTGGGTTTGCTCTTCCAGCTCTTACAGTAGCCAGATTTTTAGAAAAGGCTTGTATAGCTTGCTCCATTTTTTCATTCATTTTTTTCAATATACCATCCGACATTTTTATTTCCCCCTTATTGTAGTTCCGATTACTTCACCTTGAACAACACGTTTAATATTTCCTTCTTCCATAATGGAGAAGACAACTAAAGGAATATCATTGTCCATGCACAAAGTTGAAGCGGTTGAATCCATAACTCCAAGGCCTGCATTTAACATTTCCATATAAGAAAGATTCTCATACTTCTTTGCATTTACATTCAGTTTAGGGTCGTCTGTGTATACGCCGTCTACATTATTTTTCGCCATTAAAATGACTTCTGCTTCAATTTCAGCAGCACGTAATGCTGCAGTTGTATCGGTTGAAAAAAATGGATTTCCGGTACCAGCAGCAAAAATGACAACTCGCTTCTTCTCCAAATGGCGGATTGCTTTTCTTCTTATGTACGGCTCAGCCACTTGACGCATTTCAATGGATGTCTGTACTCGCGTTGGTATACCGATGTTTTCCAGTCCATCTTGAAGCGCTAAAGCGTTCATAATTGTTGCCAGCATTCCCATGTAGTCAGCATTAGCACGATCCATTCCCATTTCACTGCCTACTTTACCGCGCCATATGTTTCCACCACCAACGACAATGGCGATTTCCACACCCATTTCAGCAACTTCTTTAACTTGATCAGCGATAGACTGGATAATCTTTGGCTCAATGCCATATCCAAGTTCGCCACTTAATGCTTCGCCACTTAATTTAAGCACAATTCTACGGTAACGAGCTGTTGTCATAGTAACCTCCATAGAAAATATAATAGTTTATTGTATACAAATCCTTAAGTTGTATGGAGAAATAGGGAACAATTGCTTGCTCCCTATCAACCAATTTATTTTTTAATTTGGTTCATCACTTCATCTGCAAAGTTTTCTTCACGTTTTTCCATACCTTCGCCTACTTCATAACGCACGAAAGCTTTTACAGAAGCTCCTTTGTCCGCAACAAATTTCTTCACTTTTTGATCTGGGTCTTTAACAAAGCTTTGCTCTAATAAACAAATTTCTTCAAAGAATTTACCAAGACGACCTTCTACCATTTTTTCAACAATTTTTTCCGGCTTGCCTTCGTTTAATGCTTGCGCTTTTAACACTTCGCGCTCATGATTTACTTCTTCTTCTGCCACATCTTCACGAGAAATGTAACGAGGATTTACTGCAGCAATATGCATCGCAACATCTTTTGCAGTTTCTTGGTCTGTTGTTCCTTCTAGTAGTGTAAGAACACCAATGCGTCCACCCATGTGTAAATACTCTCCAAATGTATCGTTGTCTGTCTTCGTTAGGACGGTAAAACGACGAAGAGATAATTTTTCACCGATTTTTGCAACTGCAGCTTTAATGTGGTTTTCAACCGTTTCTCCTGTTGCTTCCATCGTTTGTTGAAGTGCTTCTTCAACTGTTTCTGGTTTTTGAGCTAGCAAATGAGTCGCTAATTCAGACAACAGATCCTTGAATTGATCGTTTTTAGTTACAAAGTCTGTCTCACAATTTACTTCTAATAATACTGCCGTATTGCCCTCCGTTTGAATGTACGCAGACCCTTCAGCAGCAATACGATCCGCTTTTTTAGCTGCTTTAGAAAGACCTTTTTCACGTAAGTAGTCTACAGCAGCATCTAAGTTGCCATCTGTTTCCTGTAGCGCTTTTTTGCAGTCCATCATACCTGCACCAGTTTTTTCACGTAATTCTTTTACCATTTTTGCAGTGATTGCCATTTAAAATCCTCCTTAAGATCATCGACTAATTCATTTTTCTTTAAAAAAGGTGATAAAAGGCTCTCATCCTCTTATCACCCTCACCTTTCTCATGATTACTCTTGTTCTGTTTCCGTTGCTTCTTCTTTAGATGCTTCTTCTGATGCTGGAGCTTCGTCCATTTCTTCACCTTGTTTCACTTCTAAAATAGCATCTGCCATTTTGGAAGTCAAAAGTTTCACAGCACGAATTGCATCATCATTTGCAGGAATAACATAATCAATTTCATCAGGATCACAGTTTGTATCCACAATTCCGATGATCGGAATATTTAATTTATGAGCTTCAGCAATTGCAATTCGTTCTTTACGTGGATCAATTACAAACAACGCATCTGGAAGTTTGTTCATTTCTTTAATACCACCAAGGAATTTGACTAAGCGATCTTTTTCCTTAAGTAGATCAACAACTTCTTTTTTTGGTAGTACTTCAAATGTACCGTCTTCTTCCATACGTTCAATATCTTTTAAACGGTTGATACGCTTACGAATCGTTTGGAAGTTTGTAAGGGTTCCACCTAACCAACGTTGGTTTACATAAAACATACCTGAACGAATCGCTTCATCCCGTACAGATTCCTGTGCTTGTTTTTTTGTTCCAACGAATAAAATAGTTCCTCCGTCGGCAACAACTTGCTTTACATAATTGTAAGCTTCATCAACCTTTTTAACTGTTTTTTGCAAGTCGATAATGTAAATACCATTACGTTCTGTAAAGATG
This genomic interval from Virgibacillus pantothenticus contains the following:
- the frr gene encoding ribosome recycling factor, translated to MSDGILKKMNEKMEQAIQAFSKNLATVRAGRANPALLDSVFVEYYGMSTPLNQIASVSAPEARLLVVTPFDKSAISDIEKGIQKADLGISPSSDGNVIRINIPALTEERRKDLVKVVGKYAEESRVQVRNIRREANDQLKKEDGISEDDIRALQDDVQKATDKYIAQIDQLAKDKEKEIMEV
- the pyrH gene encoding UMP kinase, with translation MTTARYRRIVLKLSGEALSGELGYGIEPKIIQSIADQVKEVAEMGVEIAIVVGGGNIWRGKVGSEMGMDRANADYMGMLATIMNALALQDGLENIGIPTRVQTSIEMRQVAEPYIRRKAIRHLEKKRVVIFAAGTGNPFFSTDTTAALRAAEIEAEVILMAKNNVDGVYTDDPKLNVNAKKYENLSYMEMLNAGLGVMDSTASTLCMDNDIPLVVFSIMEEGNIKRVVQGEVIGTTIRGK
- the tsf gene encoding translation elongation factor Ts, which gives rise to MAITAKMVKELREKTGAGMMDCKKALQETDGNLDAAVDYLREKGLSKAAKKADRIAAEGSAYIQTEGNTAVLLEVNCETDFVTKNDQFKDLLSELATHLLAQKPETVEEALQQTMEATGETVENHIKAAVAKIGEKLSLRRFTVLTKTDNDTFGEYLHMGGRIGVLTLLEGTTDQETAKDVAMHIAAVNPRYISREDVAEEEVNHEREVLKAQALNEGKPEKIVEKMVEGRLGKFFEEICLLEQSFVKDPDQKVKKFVADKGASVKAFVRYEVGEGMEKREENFADEVMNQIKK
- the rpsB gene encoding 30S ribosomal protein S2; amino-acid sequence: MSAISMKQLLEAGVHFGHQTRRWNPKMKKYIFTERNGIYIIDLQKTVKKVDEAYNYVKQVVADGGTILFVGTKKQAQESVRDEAIRSGMFYVNQRWLGGTLTNFQTIRKRINRLKDIERMEEDGTFEVLPKKEVVDLLKEKDRLVKFLGGIKEMNKLPDALFVIDPRKERIAIAEAHKLNIPIIGIVDTNCDPDEIDYVIPANDDAIRAVKLLTSKMADAILEVKQGEEMDEAPASEEASKEEATETEQE